One Spirochaeta africana DSM 8902 genomic window carries:
- a CDS encoding extracellular solute-binding protein produces the protein MKRLSIINHGPGIGSAWRLLLVAGISMLILFTSCSRNNSADETTVTLGYNSFLSDSFTDAPPPIEVINAELARVHPEIALQYQVMPQDMLDSLIIWLSSQDQTVDIYGMDVPWVTQFGRAGWAAPLNQYIPELEQYIYPAGLEIFAYDDDYLAIPFWGGVAGLYYRTDLLAEYGFAPPESVDEMIEIITAIRADQPSLAGLLWPGEREESLNMFFATLLYAFGGSYTTDQGGYAFDSQAGHQAVEFMRTSIAEGWSPRGLTSWNRLESRQRFVAGEAIFSWDNHDIITWLDDPEQSAVAGSWGFMPFPANPGGRSVAVTGGFGFAMNPYSSNPEAATRVLEVIAGPTVQKGFALAWGPVQHAVGLYEDPEVQEYNPNVQLLEPVLAHAINRPPSRNYAELSDIMLQELHSALTGSRAVEDALTNMNRRAAALEAR, from the coding sequence ATGAAAAGATTATCCATCATCAACCACGGACCAGGCATCGGTTCTGCCTGGCGGCTGCTTCTGGTAGCGGGCATAAGTATGCTGATCCTGTTCACCAGCTGCAGCCGGAACAATTCTGCCGATGAAACCACCGTTACCCTTGGCTACAACTCATTTCTTTCCGACTCTTTTACCGATGCCCCTCCCCCGATCGAGGTAATAAACGCCGAACTTGCCCGGGTTCATCCCGAGATTGCCCTGCAATACCAGGTGATGCCGCAGGACATGCTGGATTCGCTGATTATCTGGTTATCCAGTCAGGACCAGACCGTTGATATCTACGGCATGGATGTACCCTGGGTAACCCAGTTCGGTCGGGCTGGCTGGGCAGCACCACTGAATCAGTATATTCCAGAGCTCGAGCAGTACATTTACCCTGCCGGGCTGGAGATCTTTGCCTACGATGACGACTACCTGGCCATACCCTTCTGGGGCGGTGTTGCCGGACTGTACTACCGCACCGACCTCCTGGCGGAATACGGCTTTGCCCCGCCCGAAAGCGTAGACGAGATGATCGAAATCATTACCGCAATCCGTGCTGATCAGCCATCATTGGCAGGCCTGCTGTGGCCGGGAGAGAGAGAGGAATCACTGAACATGTTCTTCGCCACCCTGTTGTATGCCTTCGGCGGCAGCTATACCACCGACCAGGGAGGGTACGCATTCGACAGCCAGGCGGGTCATCAGGCCGTGGAGTTTATGCGCACCAGTATTGCCGAAGGGTGGTCTCCGCGCGGGCTTACCAGCTGGAATCGCCTGGAGTCTCGTCAGCGGTTTGTCGCCGGCGAGGCGATCTTCAGCTGGGACAACCATGATATTATTACCTGGCTTGATGATCCCGAGCAGTCAGCAGTAGCCGGCAGCTGGGGGTTCATGCCGTTCCCCGCCAATCCCGGCGGCCGATCAGTTGCAGTTACCGGGGGTTTCGGGTTTGCGATGAATCCCTACAGCAGCAATCCTGAGGCCGCGACCAGGGTTCTGGAGGTTATTGCCGGGCCGACAGTGCAAAAGGGATTCGCGCTGGCCTGGGGCCCGGTACAGCACGCGGTTGGCCTGTATGAGGATCCCGAGGTTCAGGAATACAACCCGAATGTGCAGCTGCTGGAACCGGTGTTGGCACATGCCATAAATCGCCCCCCCAGCCGGAACTATGCCGAATTATCCGACATCATGCTGCAGGAACTGCACAGTGCGCTTACCGGATCCCGGGCTGTGGAGGATGCACTCACCAACATGAATCGTCGGGCGGCAGCGCTGGAGGCCAGGTAG
- a CDS encoding GNAT family N-acetyltransferase, producing MKDATGRIRPMQAGEKREVRRMVRICFGWLAALFFDFGKQVFVYELDGQLVGAVTLGLFRIDRQRRGGLVKWIFTLPEARGMGAASELLSAALHWFELEECSDVFACVEGYNTPSSNRFSRAGFCAIGFREQLRRFGRHLPRVWIGSWHLADTGFFLWHRDAAGEGAAGAATPAAASPEAAVPAASNAAAGEAASAPGAAQAAAPPSAGVAAEADAARHSSGFAGFAATVLLHSLFLGGVQLRYTDSSLTTLLWQAPLVLTVLLGLRLWAMSTAARVVRLPVQYRIWESGLLLTGAVSLLFGGFFFAPGSLYPREQQWRLRDKLPQLGPIAYAGALSMLVLGWGLQILDNAQLMYPEASLVALALGYIRFLLIFEILLPVFPFTGFNGRRVLDWRRSSWGVLALGTILLWIIAVL from the coding sequence CCATGCAGGCGGGAGAAAAGCGAGAGGTCAGACGGATGGTCCGCATCTGTTTCGGCTGGCTTGCCGCGCTGTTCTTTGACTTTGGCAAGCAGGTATTTGTGTACGAGCTTGACGGACAGCTGGTCGGCGCCGTTACCCTCGGCCTTTTTCGCATAGACAGGCAGCGTCGCGGAGGGCTGGTGAAATGGATTTTCACCCTGCCCGAGGCTCGTGGCATGGGTGCGGCGAGCGAGCTGCTGTCGGCCGCTCTTCACTGGTTTGAGCTTGAGGAGTGCAGTGATGTTTTTGCCTGTGTAGAAGGGTACAACACCCCCAGCAGCAACCGTTTTTCCCGGGCCGGGTTTTGTGCGATCGGCTTTCGCGAGCAGCTGCGGCGCTTTGGCCGTCATCTGCCGCGTGTCTGGATAGGGAGCTGGCATCTGGCTGACACAGGGTTTTTTCTGTGGCATCGCGATGCTGCTGGCGAAGGCGCGGCAGGGGCTGCGACACCGGCGGCGGCTTCCCCAGAGGCAGCCGTACCGGCGGCGTCAAATGCAGCTGCAGGTGAGGCGGCAAGCGCCCCAGGGGCAGCGCAGGCGGCAGCACCGCCATCGGCCGGTGTGGCAGCGGAAGCCGATGCCGCCAGGCACAGCTCCGGGTTCGCCGGATTTGCAGCCACGGTTCTGCTACACAGCCTGTTTCTGGGAGGCGTCCAGCTGCGTTACACCGACAGCTCGCTTACAACACTGCTGTGGCAGGCGCCCCTGGTACTGACAGTCCTGCTTGGGCTGCGGTTATGGGCAATGTCGACGGCTGCCAGAGTCGTTCGTCTGCCGGTGCAGTATCGTATCTGGGAATCCGGACTGCTGCTGACCGGTGCAGTGTCATTACTCTTTGGCGGTTTCTTTTTCGCTCCCGGGTCGCTCTATCCGCGTGAGCAGCAGTGGCGCCTGCGCGACAAGCTCCCGCAGCTGGGGCCGATTGCCTATGCCGGGGCTTTGTCGATGCTGGTGCTTGGCTGGGGGCTGCAGATTCTGGACAACGCCCAGCTGATGTATCCGGAGGCATCACTGGTGGCGCTTGCGCTCGGGTACATCCGCTTCCTGCTGATCTTCGAGATACTGCTGCCGGTCTTCCCCTTTACCGGCTTTAATGGGCGGCGCGTCCTGGACTGGCGTCGCTCATCCTGGGGGGTGCTGGCTCTGGGTACCATTCTGCTGTGGATTATTGCGGTGTTATAA
- a CDS encoding 1-acyl-sn-glycerol-3-phosphate acyltransferase: MRRTATVFTGLVGRFLKTWGINIAETYQFLQINSWVLRGMIAPIAVVSSLRLTVQLYLLDRRAARSGFRTAMLWVLQRYYRASIGACPPAELMTGPLLVVANHPGLGDFLALLECLPREDVRVIVKQRELLADKPHILSSCIVITESTASKAAALQEGIRHLQQGGMLVVFPAGEIEDDPRSPAAAQPDSSCLKPWMPVVDSIARRCRRDSIPLAVLPAAIDHVYHVPGVLHPWIAAAATPETRSGRAAIITMLLPRTPHKRIRVRFLHAVYPATPGGQLTEDIRSRIEAVLSDHTPQSVATPYNM; encoded by the coding sequence ATGCGGCGTACAGCTACGGTGTTCACCGGCCTGGTTGGCCGGTTTCTGAAAACCTGGGGCATAAATATTGCTGAAACCTATCAGTTTCTGCAGATCAACTCCTGGGTGCTTCGAGGCATGATTGCACCGATCGCGGTGGTAAGCAGCCTGCGCCTGACCGTTCAGCTGTATCTCCTGGACCGCCGTGCCGCCCGGTCGGGATTCCGTACGGCAATGCTGTGGGTCCTGCAGCGGTATTACCGGGCCAGCATTGGCGCTTGCCCGCCTGCTGAGCTCATGACCGGGCCATTACTGGTGGTAGCCAACCATCCAGGACTGGGCGACTTTCTGGCGTTACTGGAATGTCTGCCGCGAGAGGATGTTCGGGTTATCGTAAAGCAGCGGGAACTGCTTGCCGACAAGCCGCATATTCTAAGTTCCTGCATAGTGATTACCGAGAGTACTGCGAGCAAGGCAGCCGCCCTTCAGGAGGGGATCCGGCATCTGCAGCAGGGTGGAATGCTGGTGGTGTTTCCCGCCGGCGAAATAGAGGATGATCCACGCAGCCCGGCCGCGGCACAGCCGGACAGCTCCTGTCTCAAACCATGGATGCCGGTTGTCGACAGCATTGCACGCCGCTGCCGGCGGGATTCGATACCTCTGGCGGTACTGCCGGCGGCAATCGATCATGTGTATCATGTCCCGGGTGTGCTGCATCCCTGGATTGCAGCGGCAGCAACACCGGAGACTCGCAGCGGCCGGGCGGCAATCATTACCATGCTGTTGCCGAGAACACCACACAAGCGAATCCGGGTGCGATTCCTGCACGCGGTGTACCCGGCAACGCCCGGGGGGCAGCTCACCGAGGATATACGCAGCCGGATCGAGGCTGTGCTTTCTGATCACACGCCGCAATCTGTCGCGACACCCTACAACATGTAG
- a CDS encoding carbohydrate ABC transporter permease, which yields MDALSRQRRFAQLQAMLLVLPAMAAVGMFLYYPLVLNSVYSMFEMEFTTSIAAERFVGLQQYLQAVTNPQLLRVILFTLGFSLVVVILDLTLGMLLALASFAVPPKTRWLLRSMIVIPWAIPPVIQAAMWRWLLNSDVGPVADLLVRSGLVAEAPLFLARPWPAMVSLATAFSWKGASITAFFFMGGLAMIPQEYREAARIDGAGPLHRFFRITLPLLLPVVFVALLYRGQDAVRVFDLVYGMTGGGPGTATDTLSSFAYAAYFRYSRYGQASAYAVLTFLLVALPGVLLIRRAVDRFAFRRTA from the coding sequence ATGGACGCCCTGTCCCGCCAGCGAAGATTCGCCCAGCTGCAAGCCATGTTACTTGTCCTGCCGGCAATGGCGGCAGTCGGGATGTTTCTCTACTACCCCCTGGTGTTGAACAGCGTCTACTCCATGTTCGAGATGGAATTTACCACCAGCATCGCTGCCGAACGCTTTGTCGGTTTGCAGCAGTATCTGCAGGCGGTGACCAATCCGCAGCTGCTGAGGGTCATCCTGTTTACCCTGGGGTTCTCCCTTGTGGTTGTCATCCTGGATCTGACGCTTGGCATGCTGCTGGCACTGGCAAGTTTTGCGGTGCCGCCAAAAACTCGCTGGCTGCTGCGCAGTATGATTGTTATCCCCTGGGCAATTCCGCCGGTTATACAGGCTGCCATGTGGCGCTGGCTGCTGAACAGTGATGTCGGACCGGTCGCCGATCTGCTGGTCCGCAGCGGCCTTGTCGCAGAGGCCCCGCTTTTTCTGGCGCGACCCTGGCCAGCCATGGTCAGTCTGGCGACAGCCTTCAGCTGGAAAGGGGCCAGCATCACCGCGTTTTTCTTTATGGGCGGGCTTGCCATGATCCCGCAGGAATACCGGGAGGCTGCCCGGATCGATGGCGCAGGCCCCCTGCACCGGTTTTTCCGGATCACCCTGCCGCTGCTGCTGCCGGTTGTGTTTGTCGCACTGCTGTACCGCGGTCAGGATGCGGTGCGGGTCTTTGATCTGGTATACGGCATGACCGGCGGCGGGCCGGGTACCGCCACCGACACCCTGAGCTCCTTTGCCTACGCCGCCTATTTTCGCTACTCGCGCTATGGGCAGGCGTCTGCCTATGCGGTTCTGACCTTTCTCCTGGTCGCTCTGCCCGGTGTATTGCTGATCCGACGCGCGGTAGACAGGTTTGCGTTTCGGAGGACGGCATGA
- a CDS encoding phospholipase D-like domain-containing protein, translating into MSLDIILSIGSPLRRFLAWSGILLLAYLAYFFIGGVLAFGINTTETVHQDIEYYSPKIGPDRVVLLEDRVQSGIARLDLIRQAETSIDIAYYTITQGVAAELYLSALLEAAERGVEVRILLDGIFHNMRRKLADYRHAMAVHPGIEIAVYEPFSPIHPWRIQNRLHDKIMLVDGNKLLIGGRNIGDRYYLADHAEPVFDRDVLLLHTSSGNPAESVLPQAEQYYHKLWQSRFVRQISPPRWRHHRQKAAEHITRQIDWLDQVRQSSDLLPSEPIDWKSCSLPTRKVTFLHNPLERMHKQPVIWSELTALASTANTRVYLQSPYIILDRAMLRLAPDLPTAPITMLTNSAASSPNLPALAGYLNSRDAVSAAADRLYEYHGAGSIHAKTYIIDDRLSLIGAFNLDPRSSFLSTESLVAIDSPELAAEILVSLDSLLASSARIDSDLTEVPSPDAPSYPEISRGRRLKIAAMRLLIYPFAYML; encoded by the coding sequence ATGAGTCTGGATATTATTCTCTCGATTGGCAGTCCGCTCCGCAGGTTTCTTGCATGGTCCGGGATTCTGCTATTGGCATATCTTGCCTATTTCTTTATTGGCGGGGTACTGGCCTTCGGGATCAACACCACCGAAACAGTGCATCAGGATATCGAGTACTATAGCCCGAAGATTGGTCCCGATCGGGTGGTGCTGCTTGAGGATCGTGTCCAGTCCGGTATTGCCCGCCTGGATCTTATCCGGCAGGCAGAAACCTCTATCGACATCGCTTATTATACCATAACCCAGGGAGTGGCGGCAGAGCTGTACCTGTCTGCTCTGCTCGAGGCTGCAGAACGCGGGGTAGAGGTCCGTATTCTGCTGGACGGGATCTTTCACAACATGCGTCGCAAGCTGGCTGATTACCGCCATGCCATGGCAGTGCATCCCGGGATCGAGATAGCCGTGTATGAGCCCTTCAGCCCTATCCATCCATGGCGAATCCAGAACCGGCTGCATGACAAAATCATGCTTGTCGATGGCAATAAACTGCTGATCGGCGGCCGCAACATCGGTGATCGCTATTATCTGGCAGACCACGCCGAACCGGTATTCGACCGTGATGTACTCCTGCTGCACACCAGTTCAGGCAACCCTGCAGAAAGTGTCTTGCCGCAGGCAGAACAGTACTATCACAAACTGTGGCAGAGCCGCTTCGTACGACAGATATCACCGCCCCGCTGGAGGCATCATCGCCAGAAGGCAGCTGAGCACATCACCCGACAGATCGACTGGCTTGATCAGGTCCGCCAGTCCTCGGATCTATTGCCGTCAGAGCCGATAGACTGGAAATCCTGTTCACTGCCAACCAGAAAGGTCACTTTTCTGCACAATCCTCTGGAGCGCATGCACAAGCAGCCAGTCATATGGAGCGAACTGACAGCCCTGGCCTCAACTGCCAATACCCGTGTGTATCTGCAGAGCCCCTACATAATTCTGGACAGGGCGATGTTGCGGCTGGCACCAGACCTCCCGACGGCCCCGATAACTATGCTGACCAACTCGGCTGCATCCAGCCCGAACCTGCCGGCGCTGGCAGGCTACCTGAACAGCCGCGATGCGGTGAGCGCCGCTGCCGATCGCCTGTATGAATATCACGGTGCAGGCTCGATCCATGCCAAGACATACATCATTGACGATCGCCTGAGCCTGATCGGGGCCTTCAACCTGGACCCTCGCAGCAGCTTTCTGAGTACAGAGTCTCTGGTGGCGATCGACAGTCCTGAACTGGCAGCAGAAATTCTGGTGAGCCTGGACAGCCTGCTGGCATCAAGCGCCCGGATTGATTCTGACCTGACAGAGGTACCATCCCCGGATGCCCCGTCGTATCCCGAGATATCACGAGGGCGACGCCTGAAAATTGCCGCTATGCGCCTCCTGATCTATCCGTTTGCCTACATGTTGTAG
- a CDS encoding carbohydrate ABC transporter permease — MKSGSIQRRLVTAGIFLLVGFWTLGPLVWIGITSLKPAGSEFRMPVEYWPTQPTLDNYRTVVGPRFTIQQSIWNSVVVSSIAMVLTLVLASLAAYAIARLRFRWYLQSLIILQLAGMVPPIAVIAPTFLLTRSLGLLQTYAAMILPNAAYGIPLASFLIASYLHTIPFELEDAARIDGAGNTRILFSVLLPVAAPGIAAAAVLVFLGSWGEFMLANTVTLGSAAVRTAPVAILTFSRAFQLQWSWIAAGILLTLLPLLVGVLILQRYITMGFAGDSLR; from the coding sequence ATGAAATCCGGCAGTATTCAGCGCCGACTGGTAACAGCTGGTATCTTCCTGCTGGTTGGGTTTTGGACCCTCGGCCCGCTGGTGTGGATCGGGATCACCTCTCTCAAGCCCGCCGGCAGCGAGTTTCGTATGCCGGTTGAGTACTGGCCCACACAGCCGACACTGGATAATTATCGCACCGTAGTGGGGCCGCGCTTCACCATTCAGCAATCAATCTGGAACAGTGTGGTGGTCTCCTCCATCGCCATGGTACTGACCCTTGTGCTGGCATCCCTGGCTGCCTACGCTATAGCCCGGCTCCGCTTCCGCTGGTATCTGCAGAGTCTGATCATTCTGCAGCTGGCCGGGATGGTACCGCCGATTGCGGTTATCGCCCCGACCTTTCTGCTGACGCGGTCTCTGGGGCTGCTGCAGACCTATGCCGCGATGATCCTCCCGAATGCAGCCTATGGAATCCCGCTGGCGAGTTTTCTGATTGCCAGCTATCTGCACACCATCCCGTTCGAGCTTGAGGACGCAGCGCGCATCGATGGTGCCGGGAACACCCGGATTCTGTTCTCGGTTCTGCTGCCGGTTGCAGCCCCTGGCATCGCCGCCGCTGCCGTTCTGGTGTTTCTCGGATCATGGGGTGAGTTCATGCTCGCAAATACCGTAACCCTGGGCTCGGCAGCGGTTCGCACAGCCCCGGTTGCCATTTTAACCTTCAGTCGGGCTTTTCAGCTGCAGTGGAGCTGGATTGCAGCCGGAATCCTGCTGACACTGCTGCCGCTGCTTGTCGGGGTACTGATTCTGCAGCGCTATATCACCATGGGTTTTGCCGGTGACAGCCTGCGCTGA